A single window of Candidatus Eisenbacteria bacterium DNA harbors:
- a CDS encoding GDSL-type esterase/lipase family protein, protein MRLVQNLLLALGSLVLFFATAEGLARLRYHPERIQYAGIFEYDPDKVFALKRNVRGGDFVGRPVDTNALGYRDHEIPVAKPANGFRVVAVGDSVTFGHGVLGDETWPEELQRLLAAQYPSLDVEVANTAVPGNAPFQEYVDLDRALVLEPDAVVIQFVLNDVVGPWNLFRRYGGKGIDYHGVEDVPYWDWVLSQRSASYLLMKDVVARIRFGALTADGVRERAVRTEAEYAWQAAADDPSDPMMRRAWRECLRWLQREVDLCKAHRIPVVLLATPADFQFQDDSRTYAQKRLTGFASRNAIAYVDLLKPMRERAIDVAEPRDVVWQRYFLDYDHLTPAGHAFVANLLVPLIAPIASARTTPTHSTHAVLGTAYNSGLAR, encoded by the coding sequence GTGCGGCTCGTCCAGAACCTCCTGCTGGCGCTGGGCTCGCTCGTCCTCTTCTTCGCGACCGCCGAGGGACTGGCACGCCTGCGCTATCACCCCGAGCGCATCCAGTACGCGGGAATCTTCGAGTACGACCCCGACAAGGTGTTCGCCTTGAAGCGCAACGTCAGGGGCGGCGACTTCGTCGGCCGTCCCGTCGACACGAACGCGCTCGGCTATCGCGATCACGAGATCCCCGTAGCCAAGCCGGCGAACGGCTTCCGCGTCGTCGCGGTGGGAGATTCGGTGACGTTCGGCCACGGCGTCCTCGGCGACGAGACCTGGCCGGAGGAGCTCCAGCGCCTGCTCGCCGCCCAGTACCCGTCCCTCGACGTCGAGGTCGCGAATACCGCAGTGCCGGGCAACGCGCCCTTCCAGGAGTACGTCGACCTCGATCGCGCGCTCGTGCTCGAGCCCGACGCCGTCGTGATCCAGTTCGTCCTGAACGACGTCGTGGGGCCGTGGAACCTCTTTCGGCGCTACGGCGGGAAGGGCATCGACTACCACGGGGTCGAGGACGTCCCGTACTGGGACTGGGTCCTCTCGCAACGAAGCGCGTCCTACCTTCTGATGAAGGACGTCGTGGCGCGCATCCGCTTCGGCGCGCTCACCGCCGACGGGGTCCGCGAACGCGCCGTGCGCACCGAGGCGGAGTATGCGTGGCAGGCGGCTGCCGACGACCCGAGCGATCCGATGATGCGCCGGGCCTGGCGGGAGTGCCTGCGGTGGCTGCAGCGCGAGGTCGACCTCTGCAAGGCGCACCGGATTCCGGTCGTGCTGCTCGCGACGCCGGCGGACTTCCAGTTCCAGGACGACTCGCGGACCTACGCCCAGAAGCGGCTCACCGGGTTCGCGTCGCGCAACGCCATTGCCTACGTCGACCTGCTGAAGCCGATGCGCGAGCGCGCGATCGACGTCGCGGAGCCGCGCGATGTCGTCTGGCAGCGCTACTTCCTCGACTACGATCACCTGACGCCCGCGGGACACGCCTTCGTGGCGAATCTCCTCGTGCCGCTCATCGCGCCGATTGCATCGGCGCGCACGACGCCCACGCACTCGACGCACGCTGTGCTCGGGACCGCGTACAATAGCGGACTCGCGCGCTAA
- a CDS encoding DJ-1/PfpI family protein gives MRIAIGIYERFTSLDAMGPFQVLSSLPGAEVTFVAEKAGPVLDESGFLTVTARAAFDDLPDPDILLVPGGIITGTLVPDHPVVGWIARAHRTTTWTTSVCTGALLLAGAGVLNGVEATTHWGAMDELARLGAVPVRERVVRRGKIVTAAGVSAGIDMALTLAGAIYGPELAQTLQLAMEYDPAPPYDTGSPEKAGPATVERALTSMAAVMQNLLA, from the coding sequence ATGCGCATTGCCATCGGCATCTACGAGCGGTTCACTTCCCTTGACGCGATGGGGCCCTTCCAGGTCCTCTCAAGCCTCCCCGGCGCCGAGGTGACCTTCGTCGCTGAAAAGGCGGGCCCGGTGCTCGACGAGTCGGGCTTCCTCACCGTGACGGCGCGCGCCGCATTCGACGACCTGCCCGATCCCGACATCCTCCTCGTTCCCGGCGGGATCATCACCGGCACGCTCGTCCCGGACCATCCCGTCGTCGGGTGGATCGCGCGCGCGCATCGCACGACCACGTGGACCACCTCGGTGTGCACCGGCGCCTTGCTGCTTGCGGGGGCGGGCGTGCTGAACGGGGTCGAAGCCACGACGCATTGGGGCGCCATGGACGAGCTCGCGCGGCTCGGCGCCGTGCCCGTCCGCGAGCGCGTCGTGCGGCGCGGGAAGATCGTGACGGCGGCCGGCGTCAGCGCCGGCATCGACATGGCGCTCACGCTCGCCGGCGCGATCTACGGGCCGGAGCTCGCGCAGACGCTGCAGCTCGCGATGGAGTACGATCCCGCGCCGCCGTACGACACGGGCTCGCCCGAGAAGGCCGGCCCCGCCACCGTGGAGCGTGCCCTCACCTCCATGGCCGCGGTGATGCAGAACCTGCTCGCGTAG
- a CDS encoding ferritin family protein, with product MTRYTDFFSAAAALGMIEHLDVDAMRLLFKVERSGEDFYNGLADRIGEPRAAELLRRNGREERGHAERVRRAIAIKLGGAFEPAAEDLEHYPIPLPDEISPALFPQIVKAEIDGDAGYQRWADRETDPEVQRLLRQNGREETVHGERVTEVIAILERR from the coding sequence ATGACCCGGTACACCGACTTCTTCTCGGCCGCCGCCGCGCTCGGAATGATCGAGCACCTCGACGTCGATGCCATGCGCCTGCTCTTCAAGGTCGAGCGGTCCGGCGAGGACTTCTACAACGGCCTCGCCGATCGCATCGGCGAGCCGCGCGCCGCCGAGCTGCTGCGTCGCAACGGGCGCGAGGAGCGCGGACACGCCGAGCGCGTGCGGCGGGCGATCGCCATCAAGCTCGGCGGCGCGTTCGAGCCCGCGGCGGAGGACCTCGAGCACTACCCCATCCCGCTCCCCGACGAGATCTCGCCCGCGCTCTTCCCGCAGATCGTGAAGGCGGAGATCGACGGCGACGCCGGCTATCAGCGCTGGGCCGATCGCGAGACCGACCCCGAAGTGCAACGCCTCCTACGCCAGAACGGCCGGGAGGAGACCGTTCACGGCGAGCGCGTGACCGAGGTCATCGCCATCCTCGAGCGGCGCTGA
- a CDS encoding undecaprenyl-diphosphate phosphatase: MLTWWQAVVLGLVEGITEYLPVSSTGHLILASSLMHLDHPQTKDALDAYLVVVQGGAILAVALLYRERVGQMIRGVLGRDTEGLRLAGNIALAFVPAAIAGALLSKSIKAVLFRDAPVLLALFVGGVWMIWLGRRGGRAGNDVTAMTWRTALGVGLFQTLALWPGTSRSMVTIGGGILLGLAAPAAAEFSFLLGLPTLGAACLHDLVGNVRHAAEGDGPSMFQQLGTGPLVLGILVATVSAMIAVRWLVAFLTRRGLAPFGWYRIVLSIVLGLLIASGVVAVG, from the coding sequence GTGCTGACGTGGTGGCAGGCGGTCGTGCTGGGATTGGTCGAGGGCATCACCGAGTACCTGCCGGTGAGCTCGACGGGGCACCTGATCCTCGCTTCGTCGCTGATGCACCTGGATCATCCCCAGACGAAGGATGCGCTCGACGCCTACCTCGTCGTCGTGCAGGGCGGCGCGATCCTGGCGGTGGCGCTCCTGTATCGCGAGCGCGTCGGGCAGATGATCCGCGGGGTCCTCGGACGCGATACCGAGGGCTTGCGCCTCGCGGGCAACATCGCGCTCGCCTTCGTACCTGCGGCGATCGCCGGCGCGCTGCTGAGCAAGAGCATCAAGGCGGTCCTGTTCCGCGACGCTCCGGTCCTGCTCGCGCTCTTCGTCGGCGGCGTGTGGATGATCTGGCTCGGCCGGCGCGGGGGGCGGGCGGGCAACGACGTGACGGCCATGACGTGGCGCACGGCCCTCGGCGTCGGCCTCTTCCAGACGCTTGCGCTCTGGCCCGGCACGTCGCGATCGATGGTGACGATCGGAGGCGGCATCCTGCTGGGGCTCGCCGCCCCGGCGGCGGCCGAGTTCTCCTTCCTGCTCGGATTGCCGACGCTCGGCGCGGCGTGTCTCCACGACCTGGTCGGCAACGTCCGCCACGCGGCGGAGGGCGACGGGCCGTCGATGTTCCAGCAGCTCGGCACGGGCCCGCTCGTGCTCGGAATCCTCGTGGCGACCGTGTCGGCCATGATCGCCGTTCGCTGGCTGGTCGCGTTCTTGACGAGGCGAGGGCTCGCGCCGTTCGGTTGGTATCGGATCGTGCTCTCGATCGTCCTCGGCCTGCTGATCGCGTCGGGCGTCGTCGCGGTCGGCTGA
- a CDS encoding SDR family NAD(P)-dependent oxidoreductase, translating to MGERLHDKVAIVVGAGQTAGETIGNGRATALVFAREGAKVLLVDRDGASAADTKRAIDAEGGMSSVIEADVTRSDACRRMAETCIATYGRIDVLHNNVGIGSLGGPVELAEDEWRRVLDVNLTAMFLTCKHVLPQMEAQGSGAIVNVSSLAAIRFAPFPMLAYNASKGGVNAFTRSIAMQYAPRGIRANAIMPGLIRTPMAIDDVVRRIGIDRERLVRGRDEAVPMKRMGEAWDVAYAALYLASDEARYVTGVVLPVDGGLSCKG from the coding sequence ATGGGCGAGCGCCTGCACGACAAGGTCGCGATCGTCGTCGGCGCGGGGCAGACCGCCGGCGAGACGATCGGCAACGGCCGTGCGACCGCGCTCGTGTTCGCTCGCGAGGGCGCCAAGGTCCTGCTCGTCGACCGCGACGGCGCGTCGGCGGCCGACACCAAGCGCGCGATCGACGCCGAGGGCGGAATGTCATCGGTCATCGAGGCCGATGTGACCCGGTCCGACGCCTGCCGGCGGATGGCCGAGACGTGCATTGCCACCTACGGCCGCATCGACGTCCTGCACAACAACGTCGGGATCGGGAGCCTCGGCGGTCCCGTCGAGCTCGCGGAGGACGAGTGGCGGCGCGTGCTGGACGTGAACCTCACGGCCATGTTCCTCACCTGCAAGCACGTGCTGCCGCAGATGGAGGCGCAGGGGAGCGGCGCCATCGTCAACGTGTCGTCACTGGCCGCGATCCGCTTCGCGCCGTTCCCGATGCTCGCCTACAACGCGTCCAAGGGCGGCGTGAATGCGTTCACACGGTCGATCGCGATGCAGTACGCGCCGCGGGGCATCCGCGCCAACGCCATCATGCCGGGTCTCATCCGCACGCCGATGGCGATCGACGACGTCGTGCGCCGGATCGGGATCGACCGCGAACGGCTCGTGCGGGGGCGCGACGAGGCCGTCCCGATGAAGCGGATGGGCGAGGCGTGGGACGTCGCCTACGCGGCGCTCTACCTCGCCTCGGACGAAGCCCGCTACGTCACCGGCGTCGTGCTGCCGGTCGACGGCGGGCTCTCGTGCAAGGGCTGA
- a CDS encoding PQQ-dependent sugar dehydrogenase: MRWLVVAAVVGLVCARAVPSRADSLSSIGSPSPDETFDLDSSFVTGIDQITDFRWLPDGRVVILSKTGTAYVRPAGGGAIVPAGNFAVDSSSEKGLLGVAVDPQFATNHRLYFYYSANGSAPVPGNDANRHRVVVRVLSATNQLGPETLLLQNLCGPANHDGGALDIGPDGYLYVGVGDTGSNSNTIPEPPYTPSNFYPTCLSDDPTAHGAGNGKVLRIGLDGSIPATNPLVGATNVSACGPSPGVAIDPGDVGPPRTEVYAWGFRNPFRLWVDPQTGKVWVGDVGEISYEEVNILQPGRHHGWPWREGQHGWPLDKCRDVRVGTTTGGAPIQDQDCVEPIYYCRHGGTGGLDQSVDGGCDAITGGLIVDSCDWPAPYQGRYVFGDNANGSLYSLTPNATRDGIVGPRRDFGSVAPDLPVSIRTGNDGALYVAVYPNGGSSRIIRISPKAPVICTTTTTSTTTTTLADPCAGLAGAALLVCQLDAASKASLCSSGQVDATLGSVVHAHYGNAAVLVQRAGASTRARQTKNLLRRADRQLRTLLPRLRRAARRGVLDPACRAEIEGRIATFRAAIASLAPA, from the coding sequence ATGAGGTGGTTGGTGGTGGCGGCGGTGGTGGGGCTCGTGTGTGCGCGCGCGGTTCCGTCGCGTGCGGACTCGCTCTCGAGCATCGGCAGCCCGAGTCCGGACGAGACGTTCGACCTCGATTCGTCGTTCGTCACCGGGATCGACCAGATCACGGACTTCCGATGGCTCCCCGACGGGCGGGTCGTGATCCTCTCCAAGACCGGGACCGCGTACGTCCGGCCGGCGGGCGGCGGCGCGATCGTCCCGGCGGGAAACTTCGCGGTCGACTCGTCGAGCGAGAAGGGGTTGCTCGGCGTCGCGGTCGATCCGCAGTTCGCGACCAACCATCGGCTCTACTTCTACTACTCGGCCAACGGCTCGGCGCCGGTCCCCGGCAACGATGCCAACCGGCACCGCGTCGTCGTGCGCGTGCTCTCGGCAACGAACCAGCTCGGACCGGAGACGCTCCTGCTGCAGAACCTCTGTGGCCCCGCCAACCACGACGGCGGCGCGCTCGACATCGGCCCCGACGGCTACCTGTACGTCGGCGTCGGCGACACCGGGAGCAACTCGAACACCATCCCAGAGCCGCCGTACACGCCGTCGAACTTCTACCCCACGTGCCTCTCCGACGATCCGACGGCGCACGGCGCGGGCAACGGGAAGGTCCTGCGCATCGGGCTCGACGGCAGCATTCCCGCGACGAACCCGCTCGTCGGTGCGACCAACGTCTCCGCCTGCGGCCCGAGCCCCGGGGTGGCGATCGATCCCGGAGACGTGGGTCCGCCGCGCACCGAGGTCTATGCCTGGGGCTTCCGCAACCCCTTCCGGCTGTGGGTCGATCCGCAGACCGGCAAGGTGTGGGTCGGCGACGTCGGCGAGATCTCGTACGAAGAGGTGAACATCCTGCAGCCCGGCCGCCATCATGGCTGGCCGTGGCGCGAGGGACAGCACGGCTGGCCGCTCGACAAGTGTCGGGACGTCCGCGTCGGCACCACCACCGGCGGTGCGCCGATCCAGGACCAGGACTGCGTCGAGCCCATCTACTACTGCCGCCACGGGGGAACGGGCGGCCTCGACCAGAGTGTCGACGGCGGATGCGACGCGATCACGGGTGGCCTCATCGTCGACAGCTGCGACTGGCCGGCGCCGTACCAGGGCCGCTACGTCTTCGGCGACAACGCGAACGGAAGCCTCTACTCGCTGACGCCGAACGCGACGCGCGACGGCATCGTCGGCCCGCGCCGCGACTTCGGCTCGGTGGCGCCCGACCTTCCGGTCTCGATCCGCACCGGCAACGACGGCGCGCTCTACGTAGCGGTGTACCCGAACGGCGGATCGAGCCGCATCATCCGCATCTCGCCCAAGGCGCCGGTCATCTGCACCACGACCACGACCAGCACGACGACGACCACGCTCGCCGACCCGTGCGCCGGTCTCGCCGGCGCGGCGCTCCTGGTCTGCCAGCTCGACGCCGCGAGCAAGGCGTCGCTCTGCTCGAGCGGGCAAGTCGACGCCACGCTCGGCAGCGTCGTCCACGCGCACTACGGCAATGCCGCCGTGCTCGTGCAGCGCGCCGGCGCCAGCACGCGGGCACGCCAGACCAAGAACCTCCTTCGTCGCGCCGACCGGCAGCTCCGCACGCTGCTCCCGCGCCTCCGTCGGGCTGCACGGCGGGGCGTCCTGGACCCCGCCTGTCGCGCCGAGATCGAGGGGCGAATCGCCACGTTCCGCGCGGCGATCGCGAGCCTGGCGCCCGCATGA
- a CDS encoding DEAD/DEAH box helicase — protein sequence MPFTGFGLDPSILRAVRELGFIRPTPIQKDAIPLALSGRDVLACAMTGSGKTAAFLLPIMQRLLPKRRGTTRALILTPTRELAAQIDADLGELAVHTPLTGAAVFGGVGMGPQEHALRSGVDILVATPGRLLDHFRQPYAKLDGLEVLVLDEADRMLDMGFLPDIRRVLRHLPARRQTLFFSATMPQPIVALAREILHDPATVNLERKAAPAVGITQAVYPVPQDLKSALLLELLRRGEMKTALVFTRTKHRANRLADFLGKRHVACDRIHGNRSQAQRTAALAGFKAGRFPVLVATDIAARGIDVEALSHVVNFDVPNVPEDYIHRVGRTARAEATGDAFTFVSREEESDLRAIERAIGRSLPRVTLPGFDYTTKPAERLEIPVHERIAAIRARRADERARARSNAERRGHPQAPASPAAPRAHAGAKPGRGRVRRFRPSR from the coding sequence ATGCCCTTCACCGGCTTCGGCCTCGACCCCTCGATCCTGCGCGCCGTGCGCGAGCTCGGCTTCATCCGTCCGACACCCATCCAGAAGGACGCGATCCCGCTCGCGCTCTCGGGACGCGACGTGCTCGCCTGCGCCATGACCGGCAGTGGCAAGACCGCCGCCTTCCTGCTGCCCATCATGCAGCGGCTCCTGCCCAAGCGCCGCGGCACGACGCGGGCCCTCATCCTCACCCCGACGCGCGAGCTCGCGGCCCAGATCGACGCCGACCTCGGTGAGCTGGCGGTGCACACCCCGCTCACGGGCGCGGCCGTGTTCGGCGGCGTCGGCATGGGTCCGCAGGAGCACGCGTTGCGCAGCGGCGTCGACATCCTGGTCGCGACGCCCGGCCGCCTGCTCGACCACTTCCGCCAGCCCTACGCGAAGCTCGACGGCCTCGAGGTGCTGGTGCTCGACGAGGCCGACCGGATGCTCGACATGGGCTTCCTGCCCGACATCCGTCGCGTGCTGCGCCACCTCCCGGCACGCCGCCAGACCCTCTTCTTCTCGGCGACCATGCCGCAGCCGATCGTCGCCCTCGCGCGGGAGATCCTGCACGACCCCGCGACCGTGAACCTCGAGCGCAAGGCGGCGCCCGCGGTCGGGATCACGCAGGCGGTTTACCCCGTGCCGCAGGACCTCAAGAGCGCGCTGCTGCTCGAGCTGCTGCGGCGCGGCGAGATGAAGACCGCGCTCGTCTTCACGCGCACGAAGCACCGCGCCAACCGCCTCGCCGATTTCCTCGGCAAGCGGCACGTCGCCTGCGATCGCATCCACGGCAACCGCTCGCAGGCACAGCGCACGGCCGCGCTCGCCGGCTTCAAGGCGGGGCGCTTCCCCGTCCTGGTCGCGACCGACATCGCGGCGCGCGGGATCGACGTCGAGGCGCTGAGCCACGTCGTCAACTTCGACGTCCCGAACGTCCCCGAGGACTACATCCACCGGGTCGGACGGACGGCGCGGGCGGAGGCGACGGGCGATGCGTTCACGTTCGTATCGCGCGAGGAGGAGTCCGATCTTCGCGCCATCGAGCGGGCCATCGGCAGGAGCCTGCCGCGCGTCACCCTGCCCGGCTTCGACTACACGACGAAGCCGGCCGAGCGGCTCGAGATCCCCGTGCACGAGCGCATCGCCGCCATCCGTGCGCGGAGAGCCGACGAGCGGGCGCGGGCGCGATCGAACGCGGAGCGGCGCGGACACCCCCAGGCGCCCGCGTCGCCGGCCGCGCCGCGCGCTCATGCAGGCGCGAAGCCGGGCCGCGGGCGCGTCCGCCGCTTCCGTCCGAGCCGCTGA
- a CDS encoding glycosyltransferase gives MSFLLAVLVALWVGYAAFGRRWRIEPRLGVAPPRVAFAEPVVAVVPARNEAAELPRTLAALLGQTHADLHVVLVDDHSDDGTAEIARRIADERGVPERLTVVPAPDLPPGWTGKVWAQHQGVAQARARGARWVWLTDADVRHDSDVLERLLATAYRETRDLVSIMARLRCATVFEKLLIPAFTYFFAMVYSFHRTRDDRAGDAGAAGGCVLVRAALLERVGGMAAIRDAVIDDCALARVCKDAGGRLWLGYHPGVESTRGYPTLAAIWNMVARSAYTQLRYNPLIVAGVVLGLAYVFLLPVGAIVFGPWPLRVMGLVAYAAIAWTYRPMIDYLGCEPPWALALPLSATMYAAMTVSSAWHHHRGTGAVWKGRAYRVTRGPGTGGERDARA, from the coding sequence ATGTCGTTCCTGCTGGCGGTGCTGGTGGCGCTGTGGGTGGGCTATGCGGCCTTCGGCCGGCGCTGGCGCATCGAGCCGCGCCTGGGCGTGGCGCCGCCACGCGTCGCGTTCGCCGAGCCCGTCGTCGCCGTCGTGCCGGCGCGCAACGAAGCGGCCGAGCTGCCGCGCACCCTGGCGGCCCTTCTCGGGCAGACGCACGCCGACCTCCACGTGGTGCTCGTCGACGATCATTCGGACGACGGCACGGCCGAGATCGCGCGCCGGATCGCCGACGAGCGCGGCGTGCCCGAGCGCCTGACGGTCGTGCCGGCCCCCGATCTCCCGCCGGGATGGACCGGCAAGGTGTGGGCGCAGCATCAGGGCGTCGCGCAAGCGCGGGCGCGCGGCGCCCGCTGGGTGTGGCTCACCGACGCCGACGTGCGCCACGATTCCGACGTGCTCGAGCGCCTGCTCGCGACGGCCTATCGCGAGACGCGCGACCTCGTCTCGATCATGGCGCGCCTGCGCTGCGCGACCGTGTTCGAGAAGCTCCTGATCCCCGCCTTCACGTACTTCTTCGCCATGGTGTACTCGTTCCACCGGACCCGGGACGACCGCGCTGGCGACGCCGGTGCGGCGGGTGGCTGCGTCCTCGTACGCGCCGCGCTGCTCGAACGCGTCGGCGGCATGGCGGCCATCCGCGACGCCGTGATCGACGACTGCGCGCTGGCTCGCGTCTGCAAGGATGCGGGCGGACGCCTCTGGCTCGGATACCATCCGGGCGTCGAGTCGACGCGAGGCTACCCGACGCTCGCCGCCATCTGGAACATGGTGGCGCGCAGCGCCTACACGCAGCTCCGCTACAACCCGCTCATCGTCGCAGGCGTCGTGCTGGGTCTCGCCTACGTGTTCTTGCTGCCGGTCGGGGCCATCGTGTTCGGTCCCTGGCCGCTGCGGGTCATGGGGCTCGTCGCGTACGCGGCGATCGCGTGGACGTACCGTCCGATGATCGACTACCTCGGGTGCGAGCCGCCGTGGGCGCTCGCGCTGCCGCTGTCGGCGACGATGTACGCGGCGATGACGGTGTCGTCGGCATGGCATCACCATCGCGGTACCGGCGCGGTGTGGAAGGGGCGCGCCTATCGCGTCACGCGCGGTCCCGGCACGGGCGGCGAACGTGACGCCCGCGCCTGA
- a CDS encoding outer membrane lipoprotein-sorting protein, which translates to MMRELVLLVAAAMISTALTTSVARAELSPGETLDASSYQKAEGLLPPEILRHYKDGEYINKIAEWPASRYNWPPDFKAATKANEGKFTVSPVGTILDKSTGKQPEYIMGHPFPTIDPKDPEAGVKILWNFFYRTWYFGNLHAESQVNWVSPTALERRSDQDVYFAYYDGVPDDEKNPNPQNFLSQSLTVAKTPADLNGTASLTWRYRDADKHDSVWAFVPALRRVRAVSPANRSDGFLGSDMSQDDGPFFDGKAEDFEWKLKGETDQYRLAESLNLAGKAESRWVDGKGWDTVWPDIPFIGYMDPNWKGVAWAPTGNAVLVKRHAYVVEGTPKDKYYLFGKLELLIDSVTFQGFWNRKFSWKGELLNTLQIMGWDPLPFTRPSGKVDYNQGSNQAFQTAENLKLNRATVAGVKSSPTAGFYGRMKFNPSLFDVDALARSGK; encoded by the coding sequence ATGATGCGTGAGCTCGTGCTCCTAGTCGCTGCAGCGATGATCTCGACGGCGCTGACTACTTCGGTCGCGCGCGCCGAGTTGAGTCCCGGCGAGACGCTCGACGCGAGCAGCTACCAGAAGGCGGAAGGCCTCCTGCCTCCCGAGATCCTGCGCCACTACAAGGACGGCGAGTACATCAACAAGATCGCCGAGTGGCCAGCCAGCCGTTACAACTGGCCCCCAGACTTCAAGGCCGCGACCAAGGCGAACGAAGGCAAGTTCACGGTCAGCCCGGTCGGCACGATCCTCGACAAGTCGACCGGGAAGCAGCCCGAGTACATCATGGGGCACCCCTTCCCGACCATCGATCCGAAGGACCCCGAGGCCGGGGTCAAGATCCTGTGGAACTTCTTCTATCGCACCTGGTACTTCGGCAACCTGCACGCGGAGTCGCAGGTGAACTGGGTCAGCCCGACGGCGCTCGAGCGCCGCAGCGACCAGGATGTGTACTTCGCGTACTACGACGGCGTTCCGGACGACGAGAAGAACCCGAACCCGCAGAACTTCCTCTCGCAGTCGCTGACGGTCGCAAAGACGCCCGCCGACCTCAACGGCACGGCGTCGCTCACCTGGCGCTACCGTGACGCCGACAAGCACGACTCGGTGTGGGCCTTCGTGCCGGCGCTGCGTCGCGTGCGCGCGGTCTCGCCGGCGAACCGCTCCGACGGCTTCCTCGGCTCCGACATGAGCCAGGACGACGGACCGTTCTTCGACGGCAAGGCCGAGGACTTCGAGTGGAAGCTGAAGGGCGAGACCGATCAGTACCGGCTGGCCGAGTCGCTCAACCTGGCGGGCAAGGCCGAGAGCCGCTGGGTCGACGGCAAGGGCTGGGACACGGTGTGGCCGGACATCCCGTTCATCGGCTACATGGATCCCAACTGGAAGGGCGTCGCCTGGGCGCCGACGGGCAACGCGGTGCTCGTCAAGCGCCACGCCTACGTCGTCGAGGGCACGCCGAAGGACAAGTACTACCTGTTCGGGAAGCTCGAGCTCCTCATCGACTCGGTCACCTTCCAGGGTTTCTGGAACCGCAAGTTCAGCTGGAAGGGCGAGCTGCTGAACACGCTCCAGATCATGGGCTGGGACCCCCTGCCGTTCACCCGTCCGAGCGGCAAGGTCGACTACAACCAGGGCTCGAACCAGGCCTTCCAGACCGCCGAGAACCTTAAGCTGAACCGCGCCACGGTGGCCGGCGTCAAGTCGAGTCCCACGGCCGGGTTCTACGGCCGGATGAAGTTCAACCCGTCGCTGTTCGACGTCGACGCGCTGGCACGGTCGGGCAAGTAG
- a CDS encoding phosphotransferase family protein, with product MDARKLPGSGEPLTARFITGGASNELFEIRRGDARLALRRPPRKVPKGRNETMLREYRVLEALKDTDVPHSRVLAACDDPAVTGAAFYLMEFVDGWSCMSTDGWPAPFDTDLEARKGLAYELVDAIGKLACVDWKARGLEGFGKPDGFHERQVDRWLAHLAACKFRELPGIDEAAAWLRRHKPRTYRPGILHGDYQFANVMFRHGAPARMAAIVDWEMATIGDPLLDLAWVVMGWPNPDEDRSGAGYVDYTGMPSREELLERYAKRSGLPVDEMDYYVILGRFKLAIVLEAGYARFVQGGADNPKMAMFGDVVLDLARKAGDLSRTTRL from the coding sequence ATGGACGCGCGGAAGCTTCCCGGCTCGGGTGAGCCCCTCACGGCACGCTTCATCACGGGTGGCGCCTCGAACGAGCTGTTCGAGATCCGCCGTGGCGATGCGCGCCTGGCGCTGCGACGGCCGCCGCGCAAGGTACCCAAGGGACGCAACGAGACGATGCTGCGCGAGTACCGCGTGCTCGAGGCGCTCAAGGACACCGACGTGCCGCACTCGCGCGTGCTCGCCGCGTGCGATGATCCGGCGGTCACCGGCGCCGCGTTCTATCTCATGGAGTTCGTCGACGGCTGGTCGTGCATGAGCACCGACGGCTGGCCGGCGCCGTTCGACACCGACCTCGAGGCCCGCAAGGGGCTCGCCTACGAGCTCGTCGATGCGATCGGGAAGCTCGCGTGCGTCGACTGGAAAGCGCGCGGGCTCGAAGGGTTCGGGAAGCCGGACGGCTTCCACGAGCGCCAGGTCGACCGCTGGCTCGCGCATCTCGCCGCCTGCAAGTTCCGGGAGCTGCCGGGCATCGACGAGGCGGCGGCGTGGCTGCGCCGCCACAAGCCGCGCACCTATCGCCCGGGCATCCTGCATGGCGACTACCAGTTCGCGAACGTCATGTTCCGCCACGGCGCACCGGCGCGCATGGCCGCCATCGTCGACTGGGAGATGGCGACGATCGGCGACCCGCTGCTCGACCTCGCCTGGGTGGTGATGGGATGGCCCAACCCGGACGAAGATCGCAGCGGCGCCGGCTACGTCGACTACACGGGCATGCCGTCACGCGAGGAGCTGCTCGAGCGCTACGCGAAACGCTCGGGCCTGCCGGTCGACGAGATGGACTACTACGTCATTCTCGGCCGCTTCAAGCTCGCGATCGTGCTCGAAGCGGGCTACGCGCGCTTCGTGCAGGGCGGCGCCGACAATCCCAAGATGGCGATGTTCGGCGACGTCGTGCTCGACCTGGCGAGGAAGGCGGGCGACCTGTCCCGCACGACCCGGCTGTGA